CATGGTCCGCATCATGTCGCCTGGATTTTCGGCGTGACTGCTGATGTCTTTCATGTATCCCACAAAACGCACCAGATGGAAAGCCCCCCAGGACAAGCAGTACGATTTCCCCTCGTTCCCAAGCTCCGGCTTGGGAACGGCATTATGGGGATCGAAGCTGGAGCTTCTGCACAGTTGTGTTCCCAAGCTGGAGCTTGGGAACAAGGTGGAAAATCCCCTCCCCTCCCCTTAGTCCCCTCCCACAAGGGGAGGGGAAATAGAATTTGGCATCAGATATCCCCTCGTTCCCAAGCTCCGGCTTGGGAACGGCCTGCCCGGGAAGCTCAAGCTTCCCTCCTGCTACAGCTGAAACGCGCTGTCTTTCCATGGAGCCAGCCGGGATCTCGAAGTGGTCTTTGTGATGGATTTTGCAGCGGGTTCGCATGGGTCACGGCTTCATGGGGATCGAAGCTGGAGCTTCTGCACAGTTGTGTTCCCAAGCTGGAGCTTGGGAACAAGGTGGAAAATCCCCCCCTCCCCTTAATCCCCTCCCACAAGGGGAGGGGAAATAGAATTTGGCATCAAATATTAGGTCTGTTATTTTCTACACTACCAATTTTTTTGTAGGTTGATTCCGGACGCAGCGCATCCACGGCGGAGAGGGGTCGGAGCGTGGAAGACATCGAGCGAAGGGTGCGGGAAGCGGCGGATGCGGTGGCCGACCGCCTTAGGGTCCGAGCGGAAACCGCTTTGATCCTGGGAACAGGGCTCAGCGGAGTGGCCGACGCCATGGACCTGGAGGGCGGCCTGGACTACCGGGAAATTCCCCACCATCCCGTCTCCACCGTCCCCAGTCATCGAGGGCGCCTCCTGTGGGGTCACTGGGCCGGAACCCCCCTCATCGCCCTCCAGGGGCGGTTCCACCTTTACGAAGGCTACGCTCCGGCCGTTATCGCCTTTCCCATCCGTCTCCTGGCCGCCCTGGGAGTGAAGACCGTGCTGCTGTCCAACGCCGCCGGAGGCCTCAACCCGCTGTTCGAAGCCGGCGACCTCATGGTTATCACTGACCACATCAACTTCACAGGACGAAATCCCCTGGTGGGGGTCAACATCGACGCATGGGGCCCCCGTTTTCCGGACATGACCGAACCTTACGACCGCCGCCTGCGGGAAATGGCCCGAGCGGCAGCCATGGAAGAGCACATCCCATTGAGGGAAGGGGTCTACGTGGGAGTGCTCGGGCCCAGCATGGAAACCGCCGCCGAAACGCGGCTGCTGCGGGCCGCAGGTGCCGACGCCGTGGGCATGTCCACCGTCATGGAAGTGATCACGGCGGTGCACGCCGGCATGAAGGTCCTCGGCGTTTCGGTCATCACCAACGTCAACCGCCCGGACTGCTATGAACCGGCTCCCCTCGAAAAGGTCATTCAGACAGCCACGGCGGCCGGACCCCGGTTGATGCGTCTTTTTCAGGCGGTGCTGAAGTCAACGACGCAAGCCACGGGCGGCACTCAATGACCGACAACGAAAGGAATCAGGACCCGCCGGCGGAAAACGCCGATCTTGTTATCAGCGGCGGCCGGGTGTTGACTTTGAACGACCGGAACGAAATCTTCGACCCGGGCACCGTGGCCGTGGGTTCGGGAAGGATCCTTGCGGTGGGCCCATCCGAAGCCCTTTCCGCCCGCTTCACCGCTCGCCGTGTCATGGACGCCGCCGGCTGCGTCGTGCTGCCCGGCTTGGTGAACGCCCACACCCACGCGGCCATGACCCTGTTTCGCGGCCTCGCGGACGACCTCCCCCTCCTGGAATGGCTCCAACGGCACATCTTTCCCGCCGAGGCCCAGCTCACCGAAGAATGGGTCTACCGCGGAACGCTACTCGCCTGCGCCGAAATGATCCTTTCCGGAACCACCACCTTCTGCGACATGTACCTGTTCGAACACAAGGTGGCGGAAGCGGCGAAGGCCGCGGGCATGCGGGCTCTCGTGGGCGAAGTCCTCTACGACTTCCCTTCTCCGCATTACGGGCCCATCGAAAACGGCCTTAAGTTCACGGAAGCCCTCGTCCAAGAGTGGAAGGGCGACCCGCTCATCTCTGTGGCCGTGGAGCCTCACGCCCTGTACACCTGTTCGCCGGAACTCCTCCGACGCTGCCACGACCTGGCGTGCCGCCTCGACACCCGCCTCATTGTCCACCTTTCCGAAAGTGAGGCGGAAGTGGCGCAGATCCGGGAACGCTACGGGCACCGCCCGGTGGAACACCTGGAAAGGCTCGGGGTACTGAGCGAACGGCTCATCGCCGACCATTGCGTGGCTTTGAGTCCCTCCGATATCGAAATGCTCGCCTTCCACCGGGTCAACGTGGTCCACAACCCGGAAAGCAACATGAAGCTCGCCTCCGGCATCGCCCCGGTCCCGGCGTTGCTTGCCGCCGGCGTGAACGTCGCCCTGGGAACCGACGGCTGCGCCAGCAACAACAACCTGGACCTCTTCGGGGAAATGAACACCTGCGCCACGCTCCACAAGCTGGCCGCCCTGGATCCCGCCGTACTGCCGGCCCAGGTCGTGCTGCGCATGGCCACGCGAAACGGAGCCGCCGCCCTGGGTCTCGGCCACACCGTCGGGCAAATCACAGCCGGCTACTTTGCCGACATTATCGTTGTCGATTTTCAGCGGCCTCATCTGACGCCCGTCTACGATCCCATAAGTCACCTGATCTACGCGGCCAAAGGGTCCGACGTCCGGCACGTGATCATCCACGGCCGGGTGGTCCTCGAAGACGGAAGGCTCCTCACCCTGGACGTGGAAGAAGTGATGGCCCATGTCCGATCCATCGCGAAAAAGATCGCATCGTGATGTACCTCGTGCCGAGGTGCCTCAGCAAGTCGACTGGCTGCTGAGTCCCGTCGAGTGGTTGGTGACCTGCGACGAAGCCTTTCGGGTGTGGGCTCCGGGAGCCGTCGCCGTACGGGGAGACACCATCGTCGCCGTCGGTTCACGAGATGCCGTGGAAGGTTCGTTTCGAGGCCGGAGGCGAAAGGACCTCTCCGGATGCATTGTATGCCCCGGACTCGTGAACACCCACGTGCACGGGGCCATGAGTGTCTTTCGCGGCATCGCAGACGATCTTCCACTCCAGAGATGGCTTAAGGAAATCATCTTTCCCATCGAGGCGGCTCACGTGAACGCCGATCTGGTCTACCTGGGAACCCTCCTTTCGACCGTCGAAATGATCCTTGGAGGAACCACGACGTTCTGCGACGGCTATTTCTTCGAAGGCACAGCGGCCGTAGCGGTGCGGGATTCCGGAATACGGGCGGTCCTCGGCCAGGGAATTCTCGGTTTTCCCACACCCGACCAGCCCGACCCATCCAAGGCCATGGATCGCGCAACGGCCTTCCTGAAATCCTTTCCGTCCGGCAACCACCGCCTGAGGCCGTCGCTTTTCTGCCACGCCCCTTACACCTGCAGCCCGGAAACCCTACTCTGGGTCAAGGGAATTTGCCGGGAACACGGCTGCCTCTTCCAGACCCATCTTTCCGAAACCCGCTCCGAAGTGGAAGACCTGACGCGAAAATACGGCAGGCGACCCGTGATCTTTCTGGATGATCTGGGTATCCTGGACGCCGGCACGCTTTGCGCTCACGCGGTGTGGGTCGACGAAGAGGAAATCGCCCGGCTGGCGGAGCGCCGCGTCGCCGTTTCTCACAATCCGCAAAGCAACATGAAGCTCGGCGCCGGAGCCGCCCCGGTTCCTCGAATGTTGGAAGCGGGCCTGACCGTGGGGCTCGGAACCGATGGTTGCGCCAGCAACAACGACCTGGACCTCTTCGGGGAAATGGCCGCCGCCGCGCGGCTCCACAAGGTGGTCACGGGAAACCCCGTGGCCTGCAGCGCACAGCAGGTGCTTCGGATGGCTACTCGAATGGGAGCACGGGCACTGGGGTGGGATTCGGACATAGGGAGCATCGAAGCCGGGAAGAAGGCGGACCTCATCGCCGTCGACTGCCGCAGCCCGCATCTGACGCCCCTCTATGACCCTGTGTCGCACCTGGTCTACGCGGCGCGATCCAGCGACGTGAGCCTCGTTTGGGTGGGCGGCGATCTGGTGGTCGAAGACGGGAAAATCCGGACGGTGGACGAGGAAAAACTCAGGCGGGAAGTGGCGGCCCTGGCCCGCCGCATTTCAAGGTCCCTGACGTTTCGCTAAAGCATTGGTAGCGTTCTAAAAAGGTTAACGAGGGTCAAAAAATCCCCCTCTCCCTTGATGGGAGAGGGTTGGGGTGAGGGTGATAAAATCAATGTATGTCAATTAGTTACGTTCCCCTCCCCTTAATCCCCTCCCGCAAGGGGAGGGGAAATAAAATTTGGCATCAAATATTAGGTCTATTATTTTCTAGGCTACCTAAGCATTTCCAGGCTCAGGTCGACGGCCCGCGGCGAATGGGTGAGCGCCCCGGAGCTGATGAAATCCACGCCCGTTTCGGCCACGGCGCGGACGGTTCCCACCGTGATGCCTCCGGATGCCTCAAGGAGCGCTCGTCCGCCGGCGCGTCGGACCGCTCTACGGAGATCCTCCACGGCGAAGTTGTCGAGGAGAATCACGTCGGCTCCTGCGTCCAGGGCTTCGTCCAGCTGCAGTAGTGTGTCCACTTCCACTTCGATTTTCAAGGTGTGTGGTGCATGGGATCGGGCCCGCTTTACGGCTTCACGAACGCCTCCGGCTGCCGCGACGTGGTTGTCCTTGATGAGGACGCCGTCGAAAAGCCCGAACCGGTGGTTCCAGCCTCCGCCGTGTCGCACCGCTTCCTTTTCCAGGTCGCGCCACAGCGGCGTGGTTTTCCGCGTGTCCAGAATGCGGCAGCCGGTGCCTGAGACGGCGTCCACCATGAGCCGCGTTGCGGTGGCGACTCCCGAAAGACGCTGGACCAGGTTGAGAGCCAGGCGCTCGCCGGTGAGGATCGAGGCGGTCCGTCCTTGGATCCGGAACACCTCCGCGTCCCGGGGAACCGCGTCGCCATCCGCGTAGGGCTCCTCAATATCCAGTTCAGGGTCGATGAGGTGAAAGACGCGCCGGAACACGCAGGATCCTGAGAGGACGAAAGGCTCCCGAGCGACAACCCGCGCCCGGCTCTCCCGCTCGGAAGGCACCACCGCTCGAGTGGTCACGTCGCCCGGTCCGATGTCTTCGCGAAGCGCCAGGATCAATCGGTCATCCAGGTCGCTGGAAAAACCCGCATCGCCCCGGTTTTCCATGCGTTTCTCCCCCAACGGCTGTCGCCTCCCCTACCCTGAGGGTCAGTGAACGGCGGCGCTCTGGCGGATGGTTTCGATGCGGCTGAAATGAACCCGCATCTTTGCAATCTTCTCGCCGAGCCGCGCGGCCTTTTCCTTTTCTTTTTCTACGACGTCCGATGGGGCCTTGGTCAGGAAGTCTTCGTTGGAGAGCTTCTTGCGCGCGGCGACGATCTCTTTTTCCAGCTTCGTGATCTCCTTCTGCAGGCGCTGCGCCTCGCTTTCGAAATCGAGGATCCCTTCGAGGAGCACGAAGATTTCGGCGCCGCCGGTCACGGCGCTTGCCGCCACCCTCGGCTTGCCGCGCGTTCCGGTCGGCGCCGCCTCCAGGCGCGACAGCCGGGCCAGGTCTTCCACCATGAACCGGTAGGCGTCCAACAGCGCGGCATCTTCCGCCCTTTCGCACAGGCACACCACCTCCAGGCGGGCCGACGGCGCGACGTTCATCTCGCCCCGAATGTTCCGGATGTTCGTAATGACCTCCATCAGAAGACCCATGCGGGCCTCGGCTTCGGCGTCCACTCTTGATTCTTCCACAAGCGGGAAAGGCTCCCACATGATGGTTTCCCGAGCTTCCGGAAGCCGCTGGTAGATTTCTTCCGTAACGAAGGGCATGACGGGGTGGAGCATCACGAGGATCTTCCGCAGGATCTGCGCGGCGACCGTCTGAGCGATGGCTTTAGCTCGGGGGTCGTCGCCGTAGAGGTCCGGCTTGATGATCTCGAGATACCAATCGCAGTATTCATGCCAAAAAAACTGATAAAGCGTCTGAGCGTAGACGTTGAAATGGTAACCCTCCAGAGCGGCTTCCACGTCCTTTATGACCTGCTGCAGCCGGCTCAGGATCCAACGGTGACCGAGCCGTTCCGGATTCTCGGGGATTTCGTGCGTAAGGCTTGAACCTTTTAGGTTCATCAGGACCAGCCGGGCGGCGTTCCAGATCTTGTTCACGAAATGGCGGTAGCCTTCGATGCGGTCTTCGGACAACTTGATGTCCCGCCCCTGGACGGCGAAGGCGGTGAGCGCGAAGCGGAGGGCGTCGGTACCGTAACGGTCCATCATCACCAGTGGATCGATGACGTTCCCCTTGGACTTGCTCATCTTCTGCCCTTGGGCGTCTCTCACCAGGGCATGGACGTAGACATCGCGGAACGGGACTTCCTGCATGAAGTTGAGGCCCATCATCATCATGCGGGCGACCCAGAAGAACAGGATATCGAAGGCGGTGACGAGAACCGAGGTGGGGTAGAACTTGTGCAGCTCCGGGGTGTTCTCAGGCCATCCCATGGTGGAAAAGGGCCACAGGGCCGAACTGAACCAGGTGTCGAGCACGTCTCCGTCTTGGTCGAGGCGGTCGCCGCCGCAGGCCTGGCAACGGTCGGCGTCTTTCAGCGAAACGTTGACCCCGCCGCAATCCCGGCAGTACCACGCAGGAATGCGGTGCCCCCACCAGATCTGCCGGCTGATGCACCAGTCCTCGATGTTTTCGAGCCAGTTGAAGTAGTCCCTTTCCCACTTTTCGGGAACGATCCGAGTATCTCCCCTCTTGACGGCTTCCATGGCTCTTTCGGCCAGCGGCTTGGTCTTCACGAACCACTGGAGGGAAAGCATTGGTTCCACGGCGCTGCGGCAGCGGTAACAGTGGCCGACCCGATGCGTGTAATCCTCCACCTTTACCAGGAAACCGCCTTTTTTGAGATCCTCCAGGACACGCTTCCGGCAGGCGTAGCGATCGAGTCCCCGGTACGCGCCAGCTTCTTCGGTCATGGCACCGTTTTCACCGATGACCCGGTAGAGAGGCAGGCCATGCCTCTGTCCGATCTCGAAATCGTTGAAATCGT
This is a stretch of genomic DNA from Desulfoglaeba alkanexedens ALDC. It encodes these proteins:
- a CDS encoding purine-nucleoside phosphorylase; this translates as MEDIERRVREAADAVADRLRVRAETALILGTGLSGVADAMDLEGGLDYREIPHHPVSTVPSHRGRLLWGHWAGTPLIALQGRFHLYEGYAPAVIAFPIRLLAALGVKTVLLSNAAGGLNPLFEAGDLMVITDHINFTGRNPLVGVNIDAWGPRFPDMTEPYDRRLREMARAAAMEEHIPLREGVYVGVLGPSMETAAETRLLRAAGADAVGMSTVMEVITAVHAGMKVLGVSVITNVNRPDCYEPAPLEKVIQTATAAGPRLMRLFQAVLKSTTQATGGTQ
- a CDS encoding amidohydrolase family protein, with the translated sequence MTDNERNQDPPAENADLVISGGRVLTLNDRNEIFDPGTVAVGSGRILAVGPSEALSARFTARRVMDAAGCVVLPGLVNAHTHAAMTLFRGLADDLPLLEWLQRHIFPAEAQLTEEWVYRGTLLACAEMILSGTTTFCDMYLFEHKVAEAAKAAGMRALVGEVLYDFPSPHYGPIENGLKFTEALVQEWKGDPLISVAVEPHALYTCSPELLRRCHDLACRLDTRLIVHLSESEAEVAQIRERYGHRPVEHLERLGVLSERLIADHCVALSPSDIEMLAFHRVNVVHNPESNMKLASGIAPVPALLAAGVNVALGTDGCASNNNLDLFGEMNTCATLHKLAALDPAVLPAQVVLRMATRNGAAALGLGHTVGQITAGYFADIIVVDFQRPHLTPVYDPISHLIYAAKGSDVRHVIIHGRVVLEDGRLLTLDVEEVMAHVRSIAKKIAS
- a CDS encoding amidohydrolase encodes the protein MSDPSRKRSHRDVPRAEVPQQVDWLLSPVEWLVTCDEAFRVWAPGAVAVRGDTIVAVGSRDAVEGSFRGRRRKDLSGCIVCPGLVNTHVHGAMSVFRGIADDLPLQRWLKEIIFPIEAAHVNADLVYLGTLLSTVEMILGGTTTFCDGYFFEGTAAVAVRDSGIRAVLGQGILGFPTPDQPDPSKAMDRATAFLKSFPSGNHRLRPSLFCHAPYTCSPETLLWVKGICREHGCLFQTHLSETRSEVEDLTRKYGRRPVIFLDDLGILDAGTLCAHAVWVDEEEIARLAERRVAVSHNPQSNMKLGAGAAPVPRMLEAGLTVGLGTDGCASNNDLDLFGEMAAAARLHKVVTGNPVACSAQQVLRMATRMGARALGWDSDIGSIEAGKKADLIAVDCRSPHLTPLYDPVSHLVYAARSSDVSLVWVGGDLVVEDGKIRTVDEEKLRREVAALARRISRSLTFR
- the nadC gene encoding carboxylating nicotinate-nucleotide diphosphorylase, whose protein sequence is MENRGDAGFSSDLDDRLILALREDIGPGDVTTRAVVPSERESRARVVAREPFVLSGSCVFRRVFHLIDPELDIEEPYADGDAVPRDAEVFRIQGRTASILTGERLALNLVQRLSGVATATRLMVDAVSGTGCRILDTRKTTPLWRDLEKEAVRHGGGWNHRFGLFDGVLIKDNHVAAAGGVREAVKRARSHAPHTLKIEVEVDTLLQLDEALDAGADVILLDNFAVEDLRRAVRRAGGRALLEASGGITVGTVRAVAETGVDFISSGALTHSPRAVDLSLEMLR
- a CDS encoding valine--tRNA ligase, translating into MNDGTLPKTYEFEDVEPRCYERWLKLDCFRANPASDRPSFSMVIPPPNVTGQLHMGHALNNTIQDILARYKRLKGFEVLWVPGTDHAGIATQNVVERELSREGLTRHDVGREAFLEKVWQWREKYGGIIINQLKRLGASCDWSRERFTMDEGLSRAVRRVFVTLYEDGLIYRGERMINWCPRCMTALANIEVEGEEVAGHLYHVRYPLLNGKRALVVATTRPETMLGDAAVAVHPEDPRYADAVGRQVLVPLADRAIPVIADPYVDREFGTGALKITPAHDFNDFEIGQRHGLPLYRVIGENGAMTEEAGAYRGLDRYACRKRVLEDLKKGGFLVKVEDYTHRVGHCYRCRSAVEPMLSLQWFVKTKPLAERAMEAVKRGDTRIVPEKWERDYFNWLENIEDWCISRQIWWGHRIPAWYCRDCGGVNVSLKDADRCQACGGDRLDQDGDVLDTWFSSALWPFSTMGWPENTPELHKFYPTSVLVTAFDILFFWVARMMMMGLNFMQEVPFRDVYVHALVRDAQGQKMSKSKGNVIDPLVMMDRYGTDALRFALTAFAVQGRDIKLSEDRIEGYRHFVNKIWNAARLVLMNLKGSSLTHEIPENPERLGHRWILSRLQQVIKDVEAALEGYHFNVYAQTLYQFFWHEYCDWYLEIIKPDLYGDDPRAKAIAQTVAAQILRKILVMLHPVMPFVTEEIYQRLPEARETIMWEPFPLVEESRVDAEAEARMGLLMEVITNIRNIRGEMNVAPSARLEVVCLCERAEDAALLDAYRFMVEDLARLSRLEAAPTGTRGKPRVAASAVTGGAEIFVLLEGILDFESEAQRLQKEITKLEKEIVAARKKLSNEDFLTKAPSDVVEKEKEKAARLGEKIAKMRVHFSRIETIRQSAAVH